The genomic window GTGCAGAAGAAATTCAAGAATTCCTTCAGCAACATCCATACAGTCACGTGCTGCGTCTAGCGCATCTCGATCTTTTGAAGAAGAAAGGGGCCCTGGAATTCGATGAGTCTTTGACTGAGGCCGCCTTCCATATGCCCGTGAGAAAGATTCTACATGAACTTCGCGAAGAAGAGGAGAACGGCTTGACCATCCCACATGAAACTTTGGACGATGTTCCTACAGCTGAGGAGACTAAGGAGGTCGAAATAGAATCAAAGTCCGTAGGAATAAGAACTCCTGAAGATGGTCGATCGAATGATACCAAAGAGGAGAAGCCGGCAGATTTGGATCCCAAAAAGCAAGAGCTTGAACTCCAATATCTGGCCCAAGCTGTAGAGAGTTCCATACTAAAGGAGGCCGAACCGGAAAAAGAGGAGCCTGATGTCGTTGCGCCTCGGGATGAAGAAGAGGAAGTCCAAAAGCCCAAGACTGTTTCGGTGCCTAAGAGTTTTCTCGACTTCATTTCTGGAGAAAAGGTAGAGTCTCCCGACCCTCCACTTAAAAATAAGGACTTGATCGATGGTTTCTTGAAAGGGACAGAGAGGCCCAAAAAAGAATTCTTCGATGCTTCCAAAATGGCCAAGAAAAGCTTGGATGACTCTGGAGGAATGGTCTCTGATACACTGGCTCGTATCTATGTGAACCAAGGGAATTACGCCAAGGCCATCGATGCCTATGAACAGTTGATTTTGAAATATCCTGAGAAAAGCGATTACTTTGCAGCCCGAATTGAAAAGGTCAAGGACCTTAAGCGTATAAAGAGAAAGTGAAATGGGTACATTGATTACCGTCCTGATATTCTTGGTCTCCATCCTACTTGGAGTCATCGTTCTTATCCAGAATCCCAAAGGAGGTGGACTGGGAGCAGGTTTTGGAAATGTTAATCAGATAGGCGGTGTGCAGCGTACTGCTGATTTCTTGGAGAAAGCTACTTGGTCATTGGCCATAGGACTGGTGGTCCTTTGCCTTGCCTCTTCTTGGCACCTGTCCACCATGAAGACAGATTCTGTAGATACTCAAGACATCGAGACCATTGAAGCACCCGTTTCTACGGACGATGCTGC from Flavobacteriales bacterium includes these protein-coding regions:
- the secG gene encoding preprotein translocase subunit SecG produces the protein MGTLITVLIFLVSILLGVIVLIQNPKGGGLGAGFGNVNQIGGVQRTADFLEKATWSLAIGLVVLCLASSWHLSTMKTDSVDTQDIETIEAPVSTDDAAEEEDF